The Streptomyces sp. NBC_00162 genome window below encodes:
- a CDS encoding DUF3017 domain-containing protein — MSAADASRSRRFPSVTRDTARPEGSGRAVPGAVSTPARQWPMLSVLTATAAGLLATAMGHPRIGCLVIGVALLAAAVLRRVLPSVGMLAVRSRFTDMVTYGLLGVAITLLALAMEPKPLLHIPFLESAVRFTVR; from the coding sequence GTGTCCGCGGCCGACGCTTCCCGGTCCCGGCGCTTCCCGTCCGTCACCCGGGACACGGCCCGTCCCGAGGGCAGCGGCCGGGCGGTGCCCGGGGCCGTGTCCACGCCCGCCCGCCAGTGGCCGATGCTCAGCGTGCTCACCGCGACCGCGGCCGGTCTGCTGGCCACGGCGATGGGGCATCCGCGGATCGGCTGCCTGGTGATCGGCGTGGCCCTGTTGGCGGCCGCGGTGCTGCGGCGCGTACTGCCCTCCGTGGGGATGCTCGCGGTGCGCTCCCGCTTCACGGACATGGTCACGTACGGGCTGCTGGGCGTGGCGATCACGCTGCTCGCGCTGGCGATGGAGCCCAAGCCGTTGCTGCACATCCCGTTCCTGGAGTCGGCGGTCCGCTTCACCGTCCGCTGA
- a CDS encoding malate dehydrogenase, producing the protein MTRTPVNVTVTGAAGQIGYALLFRIASGHLLGADVPVKLRLLEIPQGMKAAEGTAMELDDCAFPLLKGIDIFDDPNAGFEGANVALLVGARPRTKGMERGDLLSANGGIFKPQGKAINDHAADDIKVLVVGNPANTNALIAQAAAPDVPAERFTAMTRLDHNRAISQLAQKTGADVTDIKRLTIWGNHSATQYPDIFHAEIAGKNAAEVVSDELWLAETFIPTVAKRGAAIIEARGASSAASAANAAIDHVHTWVNGTAAGDWTSMGIPSDGSYGVPEGIISSFPVTTKDGKYEIVQGLDINEFSRTRIDASVQELVEERDAVRALGLI; encoded by the coding sequence ATGACCCGCACTCCCGTGAATGTCACCGTCACCGGCGCCGCCGGCCAGATCGGCTACGCGCTGCTCTTCCGCATCGCCTCCGGCCACCTGCTCGGCGCTGACGTGCCGGTCAAGCTCCGCCTTCTGGAGATCCCCCAGGGCATGAAGGCCGCTGAGGGCACCGCCATGGAGCTCGACGACTGCGCCTTCCCGCTGCTCAAGGGCATCGACATCTTCGACGACCCGAACGCGGGCTTCGAGGGTGCCAACGTCGCGCTGCTCGTCGGCGCCCGCCCGCGCACCAAGGGCATGGAGCGCGGCGACCTGCTCTCCGCCAACGGCGGCATCTTCAAGCCGCAGGGCAAGGCCATCAACGACCACGCCGCGGACGACATCAAGGTCCTGGTCGTCGGCAACCCGGCCAACACCAACGCGCTCATCGCGCAGGCCGCCGCCCCGGACGTACCGGCCGAGCGCTTCACCGCGATGACCCGCCTGGACCACAACCGCGCGATCTCGCAGCTCGCGCAGAAGACCGGCGCCGACGTCACCGACATCAAGCGCCTGACCATCTGGGGCAACCACTCGGCCACCCAGTACCCGGACATCTTCCACGCGGAGATCGCCGGCAAGAACGCCGCCGAGGTCGTCAGCGACGAGCTGTGGCTCGCCGAGACCTTCATCCCGACCGTCGCCAAGCGCGGCGCGGCGATCATCGAGGCCCGTGGCGCGTCCTCGGCCGCCTCGGCCGCCAACGCCGCCATCGACCACGTGCACACCTGGGTCAACGGCACCGCCGCGGGCGACTGGACCTCCATGGGCATCCCGTCGGACGGCTCCTACGGCGTCCCGGAGGGCATCATCTCCTCCTTCCCCGTCACCACCAAGGACGGCAAGTACGAGATCGTCCAGGGCCTGGACATCAACGAGTTCTCCCGCACCCGCATCGACGCCTCCGTGCAGGAGCTCGTCGAGGAGCGCGACGCGGTCCGCGCGCTCGGTCTCATCTGA
- a CDS encoding bifunctional methylenetetrahydrofolate dehydrogenase/methenyltetrahydrofolate cyclohydrolase has translation MTAQILDGKATAAAIKSELTARVAALKARGITPGLGTLLVGDDPGSRWYVNGKHKDCAEVGIASIQRELPATASQEDIEAVVRELNANPECTGYIVQLPLPKGIDTNRVLELMDPLKDADGLHPMSLGRLVLNEPGPLPCTPYGIVELLRHHGVGINGAHVVVLGRGITVGRSIGLLLTRKSENATVTLCHTGTRDLSGLLRQADIIVAAAGVPHLVKPEDVKPGAAVLDVGVSRDESGKIVGDVHPGVAEVAAWISPNPGGVGPMTRAQLLVNVVEAAERSTSAG, from the coding sequence ATGACCGCCCAGATTCTCGATGGCAAGGCCACCGCGGCCGCGATCAAGTCCGAACTGACCGCCCGTGTGGCGGCCCTCAAGGCCCGGGGCATCACCCCCGGCCTCGGCACCCTGCTGGTCGGTGACGATCCGGGAAGCCGCTGGTACGTCAACGGCAAGCACAAGGACTGCGCCGAGGTCGGCATCGCCTCCATCCAGCGCGAACTTCCCGCGACGGCCTCCCAGGAGGACATCGAGGCGGTCGTACGGGAACTCAACGCCAATCCGGAGTGCACGGGCTACATCGTCCAACTCCCGCTCCCCAAGGGCATCGACACCAACCGGGTCCTGGAGCTGATGGACCCGCTCAAGGACGCCGACGGCCTGCACCCCATGTCGCTCGGCCGGCTGGTGCTGAACGAGCCGGGCCCGCTGCCCTGCACCCCGTACGGGATCGTCGAACTGCTGCGCCACCATGGCGTCGGCATCAACGGCGCGCACGTCGTCGTCCTCGGCCGGGGCATCACCGTCGGCCGCTCGATCGGTCTCCTTCTCACCCGCAAGTCCGAGAACGCCACCGTGACGCTGTGCCACACCGGTACGCGCGACCTCTCGGGGCTGCTGCGCCAGGCGGACATCATCGTCGCCGCGGCGGGCGTCCCGCACCTGGTCAAGCCGGAGGACGTGAAGCCGGGCGCGGCCGTGCTCGACGTGGGCGTCAGCCGCGACGAGAGCGGGAAGATCGTCGGCGACGTGCACCCCGGGGTCGCCGAGGTGGCGGCCTGGATCTCCCCGAACCCGGGCGGCGTCGGCCCGATGACCCGGGCCCAGCTGCTCGTCAACGTCGTCGAGGCCGCGGAACGGAGCACCAGTGCAGGCTGA